TTCAGGATGTGCCGGGGATCAAGCCCCAGTTCCCAGGTCCTCAGGTCCAGTGTGGCGGCGAGTTCCTCGCCAAACGCCGAACGGTAGTCATCGTCTCCGATGAAACCGTCATCCCCATCCGGGGGAATCCCCTCCGACATGCTCATTCCTCCTCCCCCTCGGGGAAGTACTTCTGGATGGAAAAGGGCCGGTGTCTCGGCCCGAGCAGGATGCGGGCGTACGCCGCGGCTTCCATCCGGCGAAGGCCGAAACGGGAAGCCAGTTCATCCGCGGCCCGCGTCCGGGGCACTCCCGCGAGCAGCGGCAGGGCCTGATCGGCCGGTGCCAACAACTCGAAGGCCAGGCGGTCCGCGCGATGCTCCACGGCGTCCACCTTCCCCGAGCAGATGGCGCCCGAGGCATCCCGGTCCATGAGCCGGACCTGAACACCCAGGGGAATCCGCTTGAGCATGGCGGACAGGCCCGTCAGAACACCGAGCCGGTGTTTGCCATCTAGCACCGGAAGGATGTCCTCTCCGAAAGC
The nucleotide sequence above comes from Cystobacter fuscus DSM 2262. Encoded proteins:
- a CDS encoding ImmA/IrrE family metallo-endopeptidase is translated as MRSGWLDEAVKASRLPPATVFPRELADEVEIYLPVSLVPLPGLTCHQVRDWLAQRNNFRVEVPDQDRPIHGCMVAHRGRGFIFCEERDSAEVRRFTLAHEVAHFVLDYLLPRVKALAAFGEDILPVLDGKHRLGVLTGLSAMLKRIPLGVQVRLMDRDASGAICSGKVDAVEHRADRLAFELLAPADQALPLLAGVPRTRAADELASRFGLRRMEAAAYARILLGPRHRPFSIQKYFPEGEEE